One genomic segment of Musa acuminata AAA Group cultivar baxijiao unplaced genomic scaffold, Cavendish_Baxijiao_AAA HiC_scaffold_1071, whole genome shotgun sequence includes these proteins:
- the LOC135666065 gene encoding uncharacterized protein LOC135666065 isoform X1, producing the protein MAKRQTRGSSPTPGVFTRSRSELFVHRNRSGRVRPDPSRGPRPRLDSISPPPSSERLSAAAVKRVISPEASPVKRDAIRFVEGGKKSIDPAEEEAERIELAGGGADEVVEPSGGPEVELIHCTPPVYQNAMEVESVSQDLTTASGPEAVADVTADSTYPPKSRLAPICCSHSKLYENPNSIGYRGLPPYLTGLANDNSVKLLQIGGAHVVCCKDYPVKVGKVAEEMTSVPTEGKFSNDRLLVGGSKCSVVMESSETFGFVASPIDISLDKSPSNGDLHDLEVTTTNLCNQRGLEFDEVKFETCLHDPLLESKLMPSPSCSSPAIREPLLEEVMKPSDGSEELIHCTPPDDENAMEVENMSQDQTVLSVPEVIAADVKMELADPCKSSPALIRCSRSKLYRNSSSFSYRRLLPYLMNITKVDSGGTRVVSCKDYPVKVEKVVEETTSLPTEGKLSVDQHLVESSRCSVTVESCETLGFVESPINMSPNKSSSNGDLHDLEVTTSNLCNQSGMEFEEIKSEDCLHDPILESKLLCNPSISSPAVRESLSEEELAGNVLARPFLPSKAEFSCNMIGPLSDVRGKSLPRISLLGSIHSLERHALAPRKGILKKHTRSCKGICMCLDCVTFRIHANYAFDFSRKQMKDADEIILGLVKELAGLRNLVEKSIIPTYEGTRTCALLQLNQELLKQACQRASRAEKIANSRSKQMFNDLNVHCRIPGPRVTFAGSVEERTSPGDQQE; encoded by the exons ATGGCGAAGAGGCAAACCCGAGGCTCTTCCCCGACGCCCGGCGTCTTCACCCGAAGCCGATCCGAGCTCTTCGTCCACCGCAACCGGTCCGGCCGCGTCCGCCCCGACCCCAGCCGTGGCCCTCGCCCCCGCCTCGACTCGATCTCCCCACCGCCCTCATCCGAACGCCTCTCCGCTGCCGCTGTTAAGAGAGTCATCTCCCCGGAGGCCTCTCCCGTGAAGAGGGACGCGATTAGGTTTGTTGAGGGTGGGAAGAAATCGATCGATCCTGCGGAGGAAGAGGCGGAGAGGATCGAGCTGGCGGGCGGAGGAGCTGATGAGGTCGTGGAGCCATCTGGTGGTCCTGAGGTGGAGTTGATCCACTGTACACCACCTGTTTACCAAAATGCCATGGAAGTTGAGAGCGTGAGCCAGGATCTAACAACAGCGAGTGGTCCGGAGGCCGTCGCTGACGTAACGGCGGACTCGACTTATCCGCCCAAGAGCAGGCTG GCACCGATTTGTTGTTCTCACTCAAAGCTATACGaaaatccaaattctattggctatagaGGGCTGCCGCCATATCTTACTGGTCTTGCAAATGATAATTCAG TAAAGCTTCTTCAAATAGGTGGTGCACATGTAGTTTGTTGCAAGGATTATCCAGTTAAAGTGGGAAAAGTTGCTGAAGAAATGACTTCAGTACCTACAGAGGGGAAATTTTCCAATGACCGGCTTTTGGTTGGAGGCTCAAAATGCTCTGTAGTTATGGAATCTAGTGAAACTTTTGGTTTTGTTGCAAGCCCAATTGATATAAGCCTCGACAAGAGTCCTTCAAATGGGGATCTTCATGATTTGGAGGTGACAACAACCAACTTATGCAACCAAAGAGGACTGGAATTTGATGAGGTTAAGTTTGAAACTTGCCTTCATGATCCCCTTCTTGAATCTAAGCTTATGCCCAGTCCATCTTGTTCTTCCCCTGCCATTCGGGAACCATTATTAGAGGAAGTCATGAAGCCATCTGATGGATCCGAGGAGTTGATCCACTGCACACCACCTGATGATGAAAATGCCATGGAAGTTGAAAACATGAGCCAGGATCAAACGGTACTGAGTGTTCCGGAGGTCATCGCTGCTGATGTAAAGATGGAGTTGGCTGATCCTTGCAAGAGCAGCCCG GCACTGATTCGATGTTCTCGCTCAAAGCTATATCGAAATTCAAGTTCTTTTAGCTACAGAAGGCTGCTGCCATATCTTATGAATATCACAAAAGTTGATTCAG GTGGCACACGAGTAGTTTCTTGCAAGGATTACCCAGTTAAAGTGGAAAAGGTTGTGGAAGAAACAACTTCATTACCTACTGAGGGGAAATTGTCCGTAGACCAACATTTGGTTGAAAGCTCAAGATGTTCTGTGACTGTTGAATCATGTGAAACTTTGGGTTTTGTTGAAAGCCCAATTAACATGAGCCCCAACAAGAGTTCTTCAAATGGGGATCTTCATGATTTGGAGGTGACAACGTCCAATTTATGCAATCAAAGCGGAATGGAATTTGAGGAGATTAAATCTGAAGATTGTCTTCATGATCCCATTCTTGAATCTAAGCTTCTGTGCAATCCATCTATTTCTTCCCCTGCTGTTCGTGAATCTTTGTCAGAGGAAGAATTGGCTGGTAATGTGCTAGCTCGACCATTCCTGCCAAGCAAAGCTGAATTCAGCTGCAACATGATAGGTCCTCTGTCAGACGTCAGGGGGAAGTCTCTTCCAAGGATATCTCTGTTGGGATCCATTCATTCCTTGGAAAGGCATGCCCTTGCTCCTAGAAAGGGGATTCTGAAGAAACACACCAGAAGCTGCAAAGGGATTTGCATGTGTTTGGATTGTGTTACATTTCGAATTCATGCGAATTATGCATTTGACTTCTCGAGAAAGCAGATGAAAGATGCAGATGAAATAATTTTGGGTCTGGTGAAGGAGCTGGCAGGGCTTAGAAATCTAGTTGAGAAGTCTATCATACCTACCTATGAAGGCACCAGGACCTGTGCGCTTCTTCAACTCAATCAG GAACTGTTGAAACAAGCATGTCAGAGAGCCTCAAGGGCAGAAAAGATAGCAAACAGCCGTAGCAAGCAAATGTTTAATGATCTAAACGTTCACTGCAGGATTCCT GGTCCAAGAGTGACATTTGCTGGAAGTGTTGAAGAAAGGACAAGTCCAGGAGATcagcaagaataa
- the LOC135666065 gene encoding uncharacterized protein LOC135666065 isoform X2: MAKRQTRGSSPTPGVFTRSRSELFVHRNRSGRVRPDPSRGPRPRLDSISPPPSSERLSAAAVKRVISPEASPVKRDAIRFVEGGKKSIDPAEEEAERIELAGGGADEVVEPSGGPEVELIHCTPPVYQNAMEVESVSQDLTTASGPEAVADVTADSTYPPKSRLAPICCSHSKLYENPNSIGYRGLPPYLTGLANDNSGGAHVVCCKDYPVKVGKVAEEMTSVPTEGKFSNDRLLVGGSKCSVVMESSETFGFVASPIDISLDKSPSNGDLHDLEVTTTNLCNQRGLEFDEVKFETCLHDPLLESKLMPSPSCSSPAIREPLLEEVMKPSDGSEELIHCTPPDDENAMEVENMSQDQTVLSVPEVIAADVKMELADPCKSSPALIRCSRSKLYRNSSSFSYRRLLPYLMNITKVDSGGTRVVSCKDYPVKVEKVVEETTSLPTEGKLSVDQHLVESSRCSVTVESCETLGFVESPINMSPNKSSSNGDLHDLEVTTSNLCNQSGMEFEEIKSEDCLHDPILESKLLCNPSISSPAVRESLSEEELAGNVLARPFLPSKAEFSCNMIGPLSDVRGKSLPRISLLGSIHSLERHALAPRKGILKKHTRSCKGICMCLDCVTFRIHANYAFDFSRKQMKDADEIILGLVKELAGLRNLVEKSIIPTYEGTRTCALLQLNQELLKQACQRASRAEKIANSRSKQMFNDLNVHCRIPGPRVTFAGSVEERTSPGDQQE; the protein is encoded by the exons ATGGCGAAGAGGCAAACCCGAGGCTCTTCCCCGACGCCCGGCGTCTTCACCCGAAGCCGATCCGAGCTCTTCGTCCACCGCAACCGGTCCGGCCGCGTCCGCCCCGACCCCAGCCGTGGCCCTCGCCCCCGCCTCGACTCGATCTCCCCACCGCCCTCATCCGAACGCCTCTCCGCTGCCGCTGTTAAGAGAGTCATCTCCCCGGAGGCCTCTCCCGTGAAGAGGGACGCGATTAGGTTTGTTGAGGGTGGGAAGAAATCGATCGATCCTGCGGAGGAAGAGGCGGAGAGGATCGAGCTGGCGGGCGGAGGAGCTGATGAGGTCGTGGAGCCATCTGGTGGTCCTGAGGTGGAGTTGATCCACTGTACACCACCTGTTTACCAAAATGCCATGGAAGTTGAGAGCGTGAGCCAGGATCTAACAACAGCGAGTGGTCCGGAGGCCGTCGCTGACGTAACGGCGGACTCGACTTATCCGCCCAAGAGCAGGCTG GCACCGATTTGTTGTTCTCACTCAAAGCTATACGaaaatccaaattctattggctatagaGGGCTGCCGCCATATCTTACTGGTCTTGCAAATGATAATTCAG GTGGTGCACATGTAGTTTGTTGCAAGGATTATCCAGTTAAAGTGGGAAAAGTTGCTGAAGAAATGACTTCAGTACCTACAGAGGGGAAATTTTCCAATGACCGGCTTTTGGTTGGAGGCTCAAAATGCTCTGTAGTTATGGAATCTAGTGAAACTTTTGGTTTTGTTGCAAGCCCAATTGATATAAGCCTCGACAAGAGTCCTTCAAATGGGGATCTTCATGATTTGGAGGTGACAACAACCAACTTATGCAACCAAAGAGGACTGGAATTTGATGAGGTTAAGTTTGAAACTTGCCTTCATGATCCCCTTCTTGAATCTAAGCTTATGCCCAGTCCATCTTGTTCTTCCCCTGCCATTCGGGAACCATTATTAGAGGAAGTCATGAAGCCATCTGATGGATCCGAGGAGTTGATCCACTGCACACCACCTGATGATGAAAATGCCATGGAAGTTGAAAACATGAGCCAGGATCAAACGGTACTGAGTGTTCCGGAGGTCATCGCTGCTGATGTAAAGATGGAGTTGGCTGATCCTTGCAAGAGCAGCCCG GCACTGATTCGATGTTCTCGCTCAAAGCTATATCGAAATTCAAGTTCTTTTAGCTACAGAAGGCTGCTGCCATATCTTATGAATATCACAAAAGTTGATTCAG GTGGCACACGAGTAGTTTCTTGCAAGGATTACCCAGTTAAAGTGGAAAAGGTTGTGGAAGAAACAACTTCATTACCTACTGAGGGGAAATTGTCCGTAGACCAACATTTGGTTGAAAGCTCAAGATGTTCTGTGACTGTTGAATCATGTGAAACTTTGGGTTTTGTTGAAAGCCCAATTAACATGAGCCCCAACAAGAGTTCTTCAAATGGGGATCTTCATGATTTGGAGGTGACAACGTCCAATTTATGCAATCAAAGCGGAATGGAATTTGAGGAGATTAAATCTGAAGATTGTCTTCATGATCCCATTCTTGAATCTAAGCTTCTGTGCAATCCATCTATTTCTTCCCCTGCTGTTCGTGAATCTTTGTCAGAGGAAGAATTGGCTGGTAATGTGCTAGCTCGACCATTCCTGCCAAGCAAAGCTGAATTCAGCTGCAACATGATAGGTCCTCTGTCAGACGTCAGGGGGAAGTCTCTTCCAAGGATATCTCTGTTGGGATCCATTCATTCCTTGGAAAGGCATGCCCTTGCTCCTAGAAAGGGGATTCTGAAGAAACACACCAGAAGCTGCAAAGGGATTTGCATGTGTTTGGATTGTGTTACATTTCGAATTCATGCGAATTATGCATTTGACTTCTCGAGAAAGCAGATGAAAGATGCAGATGAAATAATTTTGGGTCTGGTGAAGGAGCTGGCAGGGCTTAGAAATCTAGTTGAGAAGTCTATCATACCTACCTATGAAGGCACCAGGACCTGTGCGCTTCTTCAACTCAATCAG GAACTGTTGAAACAAGCATGTCAGAGAGCCTCAAGGGCAGAAAAGATAGCAAACAGCCGTAGCAAGCAAATGTTTAATGATCTAAACGTTCACTGCAGGATTCCT GGTCCAAGAGTGACATTTGCTGGAAGTGTTGAAGAAAGGACAAGTCCAGGAGATcagcaagaataa